The Xenopus laevis strain J_2021 chromosome 7S, Xenopus_laevis_v10.1, whole genome shotgun sequence genome includes a window with the following:
- the fgfbp3.S gene encoding fibroblast growth factor-binding protein 3, with protein sequence MLLNYTPSSISTNEMRLSRVISFLPFIICLIPAQGVLGKTEKATSKRGDKQGFARSGEFSTKHQHECTWEIAGDQIVNMTLVCQQQGVNSYTCSYTGDPLKCPSYKTKAKQYWKQILGKFKKVRNACEEKTLRSHICKKSAAVESQLIKVDAGAGEEGKNIKTKGKTHMKEPGKGTEEKPRSTEANEDSGGEQKSSSKKRKPFPKSNHKPNPPTPSSSLPSLSTAAREVNDDIVELNEDLAETYCAEKWNSLCSFFVNFWSG encoded by the coding sequence ATGCTCTTGAATTACACGCCATCATCAATATCAACTAATGAGATGAGGCTTTCCCGTGTTATTTCATTCCTTCCTTTTATCATCTGCTTGATTCCTGCTCAGGGGGTGCTTGGCAAAACTGAAAAAGCAACCAGCAAGCGAGGAGATAAACAAGGCTTTGCTCGAAGTGGGGAGTTTTCAACCAAACACCAGCACGAGTGCACGTGGGAGATTGCAGGAGATCAGATAGTTAATATGACTCTGGTCTGCCAGCAACAAGGTGTTAACAGTTACACGTGCAGTTATACCGGGGATCCACTGAAGTGCCCCTCATACAAAACGAAAGCCAAGCAGTACTGGaagcaaattttagggaaatTTAAGAAAGTGAGAAATGCATGTGAGGAGAAAACCTTAAGGTCACATATCTGTAAAAAATCAGCGGCTGTGGAATCCCAGCTAATAAAAGTAGATGCAGGTGCTGGTGAAGAAGGCAAAAATATCAAAACCAAAGGCAAAACTCACATGAAAGAGCCTGGAAAGGGGACAGAGGAGAAACCCAGAAGCACTGAAGCAAATGAGGATAGTGGTGGGGAACAGAAAAGCAGCTCCAAAAAGAGGAAACCTTTCCCTAAATCCAATCACAAGCCAAATCCACCCACTCCTTCATCATCTCTACCCTCTTTGTCTACTGCAGCCAGAGAAGTCAATGATGATATTGTAGAACTAAATGAAGATTTGGCAGAAACTTACTGCGCAGAGAAGTGGAATTCGTTGTGCTCTTTCTTTGTCAATTTCTGGAGCGGTTAA